Proteins encoded in a region of the Hippocampus zosterae strain Florida chromosome 11, ASM2543408v3, whole genome shotgun sequence genome:
- the LOC127610578 gene encoding G-protein coupled receptor 26-like translates to MHDADVACAALLLVIIAVSLLSNLLVLICFVHNAEIRKEVPALFILNLTFCNLLQSVSNMPLTLAGLLTSGRQQRGGGALCQTVGFLDTFLTTNSMLTMAALSIDRWVAVVFPLSYHSRVRRRDAAAAVGYTWAHSLCFSAAASCRSWVGYHQLYASCTLRGARVKGGGAHFLVFTVALHALSFLLALVAMCVTYLKVLRVARFHCKRIDVITMQTLLLLVDIHPSVRQKCLDEQKQRRQRSTNKISTFIGTFVLCFTPYVITRLVELFSPEHINAHWGALSKCLVYGKAASDPFVYSLLRHQYRKTCGLLARKILGRSQRESFSAVLKANARRNQDDQLNANATNDHCQAPGSKSSLG, encoded by the exons ATGCACGACGCGGACGTGGCGTGCGCCGCGTTGCTGCTGGTTATCATCGCGGTGTCGCTGCTGTCCAACCTTCTGGTGCTGAtctgcttcgtgcacaacgcgGAGATCCGCAAGGAAGTCCCCGCTCTCTTCATCCTCAACTTGACCTTCTGCAACCTGTTGCAGAGCGTCTCCAACATGCCCCTCACCCTCGCGGGGCTCCTCACATCCGGCCGGCAGCAGCGCGGAGGAGGGGCTCTGTGCCAGACGGTGGGCTTCCTGGACACCTTCCTCACCACCAACTCCATGCTGACCATGGCGGCGCTCAGCATCGACCGATGGGTGGCGGTGGTCTTCCCGCTTAGTTATCACTCCAGGGTGCGGCGCCgggacgcggcggcggcggtgggctACACGTGGGCGCACTCGCTGTgtttctccgccgccgcctcctgccGCTCGTGGGTGGGCTACCACCAGCTGTACGCGTCGTGCACCCTACGCGGCGCCAGGGTCAAGGGGGGCGGAGCGCACTTCTTGGTTTTCACCGTGGCCCTGCACGCGCTGAGCTTTCTGCTCGCGCTGGTGGCCATGTGCGTGACCTACTTGAAAGTGCTCCGGGTGGCGAGGTTCCACTGCAAGCGCATCGACGTCATCACCATGCAGACGCTGCTGCTGCTCGTCGACATTCATCCCAG TGTTCGCCAGAAGTGCCTGGACGAGCAGAAGCAAAGGAGGCAGCGCTCCACCAACAAGATCAGCACGTTCATCGGCACCTTTGTGCTCTGTTTCACCCCGTACGTCATCACCAG ATTGGTCGAGCTCTTCTCCCCGGAGCACATCAACGCACACTGGGGGGCGCTGTCCAAATGTTTGGTGTACGGCAAAGCGGCCAGCGACCCCTTCGTCTATTCGCTGCTCCGCCACCAGTACAGGAAAACCTGCGGCCTCCTGGCTCGCAAGATCCTCGGCAGGAGCCAGCGGGAATCCTTCTCCGCCGTTTTGAAGGCCAACGCCAGGAGGAATCAGGACGACCAGCTCAATGCCAACGCGACTAATGATCACTGCCAAGCGCCCGGCAGCAAATCATCTCTTGGCTAG